The following proteins are co-located in the uncultured Draconibacterium sp. genome:
- a CDS encoding glycoside hydrolase family 28 protein, which translates to MKRRSVYMFVILFLSLFACKQKPVPVGHQTLKVDAPFEMPEIIYPDFSACEEFVITDFGAVQDNRQNTSAAIAKAIDAASISGGRVIVPEGEWLCGKIHLKSNVNLHLKKGAVLLFSDNPEDYLPAVYTTWEGMECYNYSPLIYAYECKNVGISGEGELKAKMDLWKVWFARPPAHMNSLKRLYEMASTDVPVEERQMVNDTANLRPHFIQFNRCENVLLDGFTITNSPFWTIHPYLCKNVVVRNLNVFAHGHNNDGVDPEMSQNMLIENCVFDQGDDAIAVKSGRNQDAWRLNTPTKNLVIRNCMVKNGHQLLAIGSEMSGGVENVYMDSCTVADGASMFHLFYLKTNERRGGFIKNIFVKNIKADSVSKGVLGIETDVLYQWRDLVPTYERRLTSISDIHLENFEVNKVQFVSRILGDEELPVKNVFLKNISVKNVEAEDYIHENVINFRRED; encoded by the coding sequence ATGAAAAGGAGATCCGTTTATATGTTTGTTATTTTATTCCTGTCATTGTTCGCATGTAAACAAAAACCTGTTCCTGTCGGACATCAAACTCTTAAAGTGGATGCTCCATTCGAAATGCCTGAAATTATTTATCCGGATTTTAGTGCATGTGAAGAATTTGTGATTACAGATTTTGGTGCCGTTCAGGATAATCGGCAAAATACGTCTGCAGCCATTGCAAAAGCAATTGATGCAGCCAGTATTTCAGGAGGTAGGGTTATTGTTCCTGAAGGAGAGTGGCTGTGTGGCAAAATTCATTTAAAAAGTAACGTAAATCTTCACCTCAAAAAGGGAGCGGTTTTGCTGTTTTCCGATAATCCGGAAGATTATTTGCCTGCTGTTTATACCACTTGGGAAGGTATGGAATGTTATAACTATTCGCCGCTGATATACGCGTACGAATGCAAAAACGTAGGCATTTCGGGGGAAGGCGAATTAAAGGCTAAAATGGATTTGTGGAAAGTATGGTTCGCGCGTCCTCCGGCGCATATGAACAGCCTTAAACGACTCTATGAAATGGCATCGACAGATGTTCCTGTGGAAGAACGACAGATGGTAAACGACACTGCTAATTTGCGTCCGCACTTCATTCAGTTTAATCGTTGTGAGAATGTTTTACTCGATGGTTTTACTATTACAAATAGTCCGTTTTGGACAATTCATCCTTACTTGTGTAAAAATGTAGTCGTTCGCAACTTGAATGTGTTTGCACACGGTCATAATAACGACGGCGTTGATCCGGAAATGAGTCAGAATATGTTAATTGAAAACTGTGTGTTCGATCAGGGTGATGATGCCATTGCTGTTAAATCAGGTCGAAACCAGGATGCATGGCGACTAAATACACCGACAAAAAATTTGGTGATCCGAAATTGTATGGTAAAAAATGGTCACCAGTTGCTGGCAATTGGCAGTGAAATGTCAGGCGGAGTTGAAAATGTTTACATGGATAGCTGCACCGTTGCCGACGGAGCAAGCATGTTTCACCTGTTTTATCTGAAAACCAATGAACGACGAGGAGGTTTCATAAAAAATATTTTCGTGAAGAATATAAAGGCCGACAGTGTGAGTAAAGGAGTACTGGGAATAGAAACGGATGTATTGTATCAGTGGCGTGATTTGGTGCCTACTTACGAAAGAAGATTAACTTCTATCTCGGATATTCATCTTGAGAATTTTGAGGTAAACAAGGTTCAGTTTGTGTCTCGCATCTTAGGGGATGAGGAACTTCCCGTTAAAAATGTATTTCTTAAAAATATTTCAGTTAAGAATGTAGAAGCTGAAGACTATATTCATGAAAATGTAATCAATTTTAGACGAGAGGATTAA
- a CDS encoding RagB/SusD family nutrient uptake outer membrane protein — translation MKKNIKIYTKLLLTLFALILGVTSCNQDAFLEETLETERDYSFYETEQGIQELAVGAYYKVFAHSFRTEYQFATTQYGTDEFHVGGDLTNDIWNAYDSRFGSIIVTIRTNAQELWDNTYVGIGLANQIIKSATDIESTNDAIKKTALGEGYFMRAFNYLKLVRQYGGVPLKLEPSTTVELEFTRASAEEVMAQVIEDFTQAYNLLGNTGGPNRLTKDAAAHFLAKAYLTRASEINDGWNSATKSADLDKVVSLTTEVIGNHPLAANYQDLWNYTEPDGANEFLPEMIFSASFSRDPVLETYNGSHVYFTARYDDLATMKRDLTGMRPYSRMAATYFTYDVFDHINDSRFWKVFRTKHRVNKGGESGGVTYVPGVDLGILYIINSKDDTRFAKTINNNDPNILYNGKSIPHVYVAHAADGVGLMANPRFPSLSKHFESDRTAINDNRGMRDEIFARSADTYLMRAEAKVRQSKFTEALADINTVRNRGAYQNGEDRSYYMDGAESWTTSAYTPGPTDNSYMNENSYYESNNIPVTTDATDLTIASITNLPEEDEAVIAKLGRSSDYERMLCLVLNERTRELCGEWHRWEDLSRTKTLVARARAYNPEAAPNIQDYHNLRPIPQSFLDAIYKDGSPLTPEEKQAMQNPGY, via the coding sequence ATGAAAAAGAATATAAAAATCTATACAAAACTATTATTAACGCTTTTTGCATTGATATTAGGTGTAACTTCCTGCAACCAGGATGCCTTTTTGGAAGAAACACTGGAAACGGAAAGAGACTATTCATTTTATGAAACCGAGCAAGGGATTCAGGAACTAGCTGTTGGTGCTTATTATAAAGTTTTTGCACATTCATTTCGCACAGAATATCAGTTTGCCACTACCCAGTATGGTACCGATGAGTTCCATGTAGGAGGCGACCTTACCAATGATATCTGGAATGCTTATGACAGTCGTTTTGGTTCTATTATTGTAACTATAAGAACGAATGCACAGGAATTGTGGGACAATACTTATGTTGGTATTGGACTTGCCAACCAGATTATTAAATCGGCAACCGATATTGAGTCGACAAATGATGCGATCAAAAAAACAGCTTTGGGTGAGGGTTATTTTATGCGAGCCTTTAACTACCTGAAATTGGTACGTCAGTATGGTGGCGTTCCTTTAAAACTGGAACCAAGTACTACTGTTGAACTTGAATTTACCCGTGCCAGTGCAGAGGAAGTAATGGCGCAGGTAATCGAAGATTTTACCCAGGCCTATAATTTATTGGGTAACACGGGCGGTCCAAACAGGTTAACCAAGGATGCCGCTGCTCATTTTCTTGCAAAAGCCTATTTAACACGTGCCAGCGAAATTAATGATGGTTGGAACTCAGCAACAAAAAGTGCAGATTTAGATAAAGTAGTTTCCCTTACTACTGAGGTGATTGGAAATCATCCACTTGCTGCTAATTACCAGGATCTTTGGAACTATACCGAACCTGACGGAGCGAATGAATTCCTGCCTGAGATGATTTTTTCAGCATCATTCAGTCGCGACCCGGTTCTTGAAACTTATAACGGAAGTCATGTATATTTTACAGCCCGTTACGATGACCTGGCTACGATGAAACGTGACCTTACCGGTATGCGTCCATACAGTCGTATGGCTGCTACTTATTTCACTTACGATGTATTTGATCATATTAATGATTCACGTTTTTGGAAAGTATTCAGAACAAAACACCGGGTAAATAAAGGTGGTGAATCTGGTGGCGTAACATATGTGCCGGGTGTTGATTTGGGAATTCTGTATATCATCAATTCAAAAGATGATACTCGTTTTGCTAAAACCATAAATAATAATGATCCTAATATCTTGTATAATGGAAAATCAATCCCTCACGTATATGTAGCGCATGCTGCCGATGGAGTTGGTCTTATGGCAAACCCAAGGTTCCCTTCTTTATCAAAACATTTTGAATCAGACAGGACTGCTATCAATGACAACCGGGGAATGCGTGATGAGATTTTTGCACGTTCGGCCGATACGTATTTAATGAGAGCTGAAGCAAAAGTTCGTCAGAGTAAATTTACTGAGGCTTTGGCAGACATTAATACCGTTCGTAACCGTGGTGCTTACCAGAATGGTGAAGACCGTTCGTACTATATGGATGGTGCTGAGTCGTGGACTACTTCGGCATACACACCAGGTCCTACTGATAATTCCTATATGAACGAAAATTCGTATTACGAATCAAATAACATTCCGGTTACTACTGATGCAACTGATCTTACAATTGCCAGTATTACTAATTTGCCGGAAGAAGACGAAGCAGTAATTGCTAAACTGGGTCGTTCAAGTGATTACGAGCGTATGTTGTGTTTGGTTCTGAATGAGCGCACCAGAGAACTTTGCGGAGAATGGCATCGTTGGGAAGATCTGAGCCGCACCAAAACATTGGTAGCCAGAGCCAGAGCTTACAATCCTGAAGCAGCACCAAACATTCAGGATTATCACAATCTAAGACCAATTCCTCAATCATTTCTTGATGCAATCTATAAAGATGGAAGTCCTTTGACTCCTGAGGAAAAACAAGCTATGCAAAACCCTGGGTATTAA
- a CDS encoding glycoside hydrolase family 88 protein: MTKKIFFLTLVAFLMNWSAGQAQKMNDVTTPLHLLQPDYPHAYGVPGVDDIEQVITRIYDYLNQVTPAQLVDKTSGELISDYTKVDANSIMKPGDFRLTSYEWGVTYAGMLLAAENTGDPKYSAYVSERLEFLSKALAAFAAFEEKYPDTRYQMIRSLHPHALDDCGAICAAMIKTEKKDKTKQLDWIINTYVDYISNKEFRLEDGTLARNRPQPNSIWLDDLFMGVPALAQMGSYTGDSKYFDDAVKQVIQFGKRMFNYDKGLFMHGWIQEMDEHPQFHWARANGWAVMTMVELLEVLPEDHPGRDQVLDLLRRHIRGLANYQNGTGFWHQLIDRNDTYLETSATAIYVYSIARAINRGYIDAKVYGPMVCLAWNAVATKVNETGQVEGTCVGTGMGFDPAFYYYRPVNVYAAHGYGPVILAGAEMIELVKSNEMKINDSATMLYKESKAQIWKFDFGNGTEKEGYTPITEKTLYTAKRGFGIIPSGVVDVFGKKSSKSAVDDGLSSEAPFNFQVDLPEGRYKVVLVLGSDKDKSAITVKAESRRLMLENIKTDKGEMLTQTIVVDVRTPHINATESIRLKDRELPNKNWDKNLNLEFNGTNPSVRSIEIEKVTELPVIFLAGNSTVTDQENEPWASWGQMFPRFLKPEIVVANFAESGETLKAFRRENRLQKILSVMKPGDYLLMEFAHNDQKPGGNHVDPFTTYQEELMYFITETRKKGGNPVLVTSTNRRKFNEKGEIENTLEEYPEAMRQLATKENIPLIDLNAMSKVLYEALGVENSKKAFVHYPANTFPGQSEALADNTHFNAYGAYELAKCVVQEIVSKNMDLAKYVKDDFVSFSPANQMQLMVSSGLPALQWKLQNPMETKPR; encoded by the coding sequence ATGACTAAAAAAATTTTCTTTCTAACCCTGGTCGCATTTCTTATGAACTGGTCTGCAGGTCAGGCTCAAAAAATGAACGATGTAACCACTCCATTGCATTTATTGCAGCCGGATTATCCGCATGCTTATGGTGTGCCGGGAGTGGATGATATTGAACAGGTAATAACGCGGATTTACGATTATTTAAATCAGGTTACTCCTGCACAATTGGTTGATAAAACGTCAGGAGAATTAATATCCGACTACACAAAGGTGGATGCGAATAGCATTATGAAACCCGGAGACTTTCGATTAACAAGTTATGAATGGGGTGTAACTTATGCCGGAATGTTATTGGCTGCCGAAAATACCGGCGATCCAAAATATTCAGCCTACGTAAGCGAACGTTTGGAATTCTTATCAAAAGCACTGGCTGCTTTTGCTGCTTTTGAAGAAAAATACCCGGATACCAGGTACCAAATGATCCGATCATTACATCCGCACGCACTGGATGATTGTGGAGCAATTTGTGCCGCAATGATAAAAACCGAAAAAAAGGATAAAACCAAACAACTGGATTGGATTATAAATACTTATGTTGATTACATCAGCAATAAAGAATTCAGACTTGAAGACGGGACTTTGGCTCGTAATCGTCCGCAGCCCAATTCAATTTGGCTCGATGATTTATTTATGGGTGTTCCTGCGTTGGCACAAATGGGAAGTTATACCGGCGATTCAAAATATTTCGACGATGCTGTAAAACAAGTCATTCAGTTTGGGAAACGCATGTTTAATTACGATAAAGGATTGTTTATGCACGGATGGATCCAGGAAATGGATGAACATCCACAGTTTCACTGGGCTCGTGCAAATGGCTGGGCAGTAATGACCATGGTAGAGTTACTGGAGGTGCTGCCTGAAGATCATCCCGGTCGCGATCAGGTGCTTGATTTGCTCCGTCGTCATATTCGAGGATTAGCGAATTATCAAAATGGAACAGGATTTTGGCATCAGTTGATCGACCGAAACGATACTTATCTCGAAACTTCGGCGACAGCCATCTATGTTTATTCAATTGCCCGGGCTATTAACCGGGGATACATTGATGCTAAAGTTTACGGACCTATGGTATGTTTGGCCTGGAATGCGGTGGCTACCAAAGTGAATGAAACCGGTCAGGTTGAAGGAACATGTGTTGGAACAGGAATGGGATTCGATCCGGCGTTTTATTACTACCGTCCTGTTAATGTTTATGCGGCGCATGGCTATGGCCCTGTTATACTTGCGGGAGCAGAAATGATCGAACTCGTTAAGTCGAACGAGATGAAAATCAACGACAGTGCAACCATGTTGTACAAAGAAAGTAAGGCACAGATTTGGAAGTTTGATTTTGGCAATGGAACAGAAAAGGAAGGATATACTCCAATCACTGAAAAGACTTTGTATACTGCAAAAAGAGGCTTCGGAATTATTCCATCAGGAGTAGTTGATGTATTCGGTAAAAAAAGTTCGAAATCAGCAGTGGATGACGGATTAAGTTCGGAAGCTCCGTTTAATTTTCAGGTCGATTTACCTGAAGGCCGATACAAAGTGGTTCTTGTACTTGGCAGCGACAAAGACAAATCGGCGATTACTGTTAAAGCCGAATCGCGTCGTTTAATGCTTGAAAATATTAAAACGGATAAAGGAGAAATGCTTACCCAAACCATTGTTGTTGATGTTCGCACCCCGCATATCAATGCAACAGAGAGTATTCGTTTAAAAGACCGGGAATTGCCCAATAAAAATTGGGATAAAAATCTGAATCTGGAATTTAATGGAACAAATCCATCGGTGCGGTCAATTGAAATTGAAAAAGTTACCGAATTGCCGGTGATTTTTCTGGCAGGCAATTCAACGGTTACCGATCAGGAGAATGAGCCCTGGGCTTCGTGGGGGCAAATGTTTCCTCGTTTTCTGAAGCCTGAAATTGTAGTGGCAAACTTTGCTGAATCTGGTGAGACACTAAAAGCTTTCAGAAGAGAAAATCGTTTGCAGAAAATCCTCAGCGTGATGAAACCCGGCGACTACCTGTTGATGGAATTTGCGCATAACGACCAAAAGCCAGGTGGAAATCATGTCGATCCATTTACTACCTATCAGGAGGAATTAATGTATTTTATTACCGAAACCCGTAAAAAAGGAGGAAATCCGGTTCTGGTGACTTCAACCAACCGTCGTAAATTTAATGAAAAAGGGGAAATTGAAAATACGCTTGAAGAGTATCCCGAAGCAATGCGACAGCTGGCCACAAAAGAAAATATTCCGCTGATTGATCTTAATGCCATGAGCAAGGTGTTGTATGAAGCACTGGGTGTTGAAAATTCAAAAAAGGCATTTGTACATTACCCTGCCAACACCTTTCCGGGGCAGAGCGAAGCGCTTGCCGACAATACACACTTTAATGCATACGGAGCCTACGAACTTGCAAAATGTGTTGTTCAGGAAATTGTAAGTAAAAATATGGATTTGGCAAAATATGTAAAGGACGATTTTGTGAGTTTTAGTCCTGCCAACCAGATGCAGTTGATGGTTTCTTCTGGCCTGCCAGCCCTTCAGTGGAAGTTGCAAAACCCGATGGAAACTAAACCCAGGTAA
- a CDS encoding TonB-dependent receptor, which produces MKLTIFMLLISVASVFASKSYSQAVTSEVTNDVVAQQTTVRGKVTDPNGEALPGVAIVIKGTSKGTVTDMDGNYSIADVPADAVLQFSFVGMKLQEIVVGTQSSINVVMEAEAIGLEEVVAIGYGVQKKSDVTGATVSVSSEELNSRPVRNAVEAMQGKAAGIDISTNERPGTVGSISVRGVRSLTASNSPLYVVDGIPLVTEVVNAAGVSSNKVTLGGIDNLNPNDIESIDILKDASATAIYGSRGANGVVLITTKKGKAGKLTLNFDSSVTTEKIHEYSPLMNAGEFVEYRRWAKYNIVGQTAYPRGDQPTQENDAAIFTGDETAWANIMKGWSGGTWDGSKLTSTDWTDYVTRTGITTQNTLSASGGTDKITAYGSFGYTDNTGVVKGQEYKRYNANVSVDIKPTDWFSFGANLSSSYSIQEYGQSTSGNVGVSVRSGLYESARTIFQYALPYDSDGNRIEYPGGDIAVKTIIGEDKLSQDQRTTMRAFGSFYAQFDFGEILPVLDGLRFRTNFGPDIENWRDGIFLDATSVIRNGSAYASLEKAQRISYTLDNLLYYNKTVGKHDFGLTLLQSQTQFNKESSFMSADNVPLASQKWNALGSISSLKSWSSGIVEQSLLSYMARMNYSYLDKYLVTVSGRYDGASQLADGNKWDFFPSAALGWRVDQESFMDNVDLINQLKLRVGFGATGNAAISPYSTKGRLDAMFYPFGNLSTAGQMNVTTMANEELGWEKTTQYNVGLDFSILNSRVYGNIDAYSSHTTDLLMEKLIPTVTGFENTYANIGETKSSGVDLTLNTINVTSSDFEWTTTLNFSFQKNEIVSLANGKDDDLVNEWFIGESQSIIYDYEGDGVWQAEDAAEMAKFNANGHTFSIGNAKPVDQNGDYIIDANNDRVVHGSTIPKYILGMTNTFSYKDFELSIFVYGRLGYLYDGGGEGLVGRYNQRSVDYWTDLDPNSEFQKPIYSEGYGDIYFASLGYKDASFLKIRNISLGYNLPSSVTGKLGVSKLRIYVQATNPGFIFNNISYMDMDLNYHASNRGFVTGINIQF; this is translated from the coding sequence GTGAAATTAACAATCTTTATGCTGTTAATTTCTGTTGCAAGTGTATTTGCAAGTAAATCCTACTCACAAGCAGTTACATCTGAAGTAACAAACGATGTTGTTGCGCAGCAAACTACCGTAAGAGGTAAAGTAACCGATCCGAATGGAGAAGCACTACCCGGTGTTGCCATTGTAATTAAAGGTACTTCAAAAGGAACTGTTACAGATATGGATGGAAACTATAGTATAGCAGATGTTCCGGCAGACGCAGTATTGCAATTTTCGTTTGTTGGAATGAAACTGCAGGAAATAGTTGTCGGAACACAAAGCTCAATTAATGTAGTAATGGAAGCCGAAGCCATTGGTTTGGAAGAAGTTGTTGCAATTGGTTATGGTGTTCAAAAGAAATCGGATGTAACCGGTGCTACCGTAAGTGTTAGTTCAGAAGAACTTAACTCTCGTCCGGTAAGAAATGCTGTTGAAGCTATGCAGGGTAAAGCTGCCGGTATTGATATTTCTACCAACGAACGTCCCGGTACTGTTGGAAGTATTAGTGTTCGTGGTGTTCGTTCTCTTACGGCTTCAAACTCTCCTCTTTATGTAGTAGATGGTATTCCATTGGTAACCGAAGTTGTTAATGCAGCAGGTGTTTCATCAAACAAAGTAACACTTGGAGGTATTGATAACCTGAATCCAAACGACATTGAGTCTATCGATATTTTAAAAGATGCATCGGCTACAGCCATTTACGGTTCGCGTGGAGCAAACGGTGTTGTTCTTATTACAACCAAAAAAGGAAAAGCCGGAAAATTAACCTTGAATTTTGATTCTTCGGTAACCACTGAAAAGATTCACGAATATTCGCCTTTAATGAATGCAGGTGAATTTGTTGAATATCGTCGTTGGGCAAAATATAACATTGTTGGACAAACAGCTTACCCAAGAGGTGATCAGCCAACACAGGAAAATGACGCTGCCATTTTTACCGGCGATGAAACTGCCTGGGCCAATATTATGAAAGGCTGGTCAGGTGGTACCTGGGATGGATCAAAATTAACATCTACTGATTGGACCGATTATGTTACCCGCACAGGTATTACCACTCAGAATACCTTGAGTGCAAGTGGCGGTACCGATAAAATTACTGCTTACGGTTCTTTCGGATACACTGATAATACTGGTGTTGTAAAAGGACAGGAATACAAACGCTACAATGCAAACGTAAGTGTTGATATTAAACCTACTGACTGGTTTTCATTTGGTGCTAACCTGAGCAGCTCATACAGTATACAGGAATATGGTCAATCTACTTCAGGTAACGTTGGAGTATCTGTACGTTCAGGCTTATACGAAAGCGCGCGTACAATTTTCCAGTATGCTCTTCCTTATGATAGTGACGGCAACCGTATTGAATATCCGGGCGGCGATATTGCAGTAAAAACAATCATCGGTGAAGATAAATTATCGCAGGACCAACGTACAACCATGCGTGCTTTTGGTAGTTTCTATGCCCAGTTCGATTTCGGTGAAATACTCCCTGTGTTGGATGGATTACGTTTCCGTACCAATTTTGGCCCGGACATTGAAAACTGGCGTGATGGAATTTTTCTTGATGCCACTTCTGTAATCAGAAACGGTTCTGCTTATGCATCGTTGGAGAAAGCTCAGCGCATATCGTACACACTTGATAATCTGTTGTATTACAATAAAACGGTTGGAAAACACGATTTTGGCCTGACTTTATTACAGAGTCAAACACAGTTTAACAAAGAATCCAGTTTTATGTCGGCCGATAACGTTCCGCTTGCAAGTCAGAAATGGAATGCATTGGGCTCTATTAGTTCACTTAAAAGCTGGAGTTCTGGTATTGTTGAGCAATCATTATTGTCATACATGGCGCGTATGAATTATAGTTATCTGGATAAATATTTGGTAACTGTATCAGGACGTTATGATGGAGCTTCTCAGTTAGCAGACGGTAATAAGTGGGATTTCTTCCCAAGTGCGGCTTTAGGATGGCGTGTAGATCAGGAATCTTTTATGGACAATGTTGACCTGATAAACCAATTAAAGTTACGTGTTGGTTTTGGTGCTACCGGTAATGCTGCTATTTCTCCTTATTCAACTAAAGGAAGGCTCGATGCTATGTTTTATCCTTTTGGCAATCTGTCAACAGCCGGCCAAATGAATGTTACTACCATGGCAAATGAAGAGTTAGGATGGGAAAAAACCACACAGTACAACGTAGGTCTTGATTTTTCTATCTTGAACTCACGAGTGTATGGTAACATAGATGCTTACAGCTCGCACACTACTGATTTATTAATGGAAAAATTAATCCCTACTGTAACCGGATTTGAAAATACGTATGCCAACATTGGAGAAACCAAATCAAGTGGTGTGGATTTAACGTTAAATACCATAAATGTTACAAGCAGCGATTTTGAATGGACAACTACTTTAAACTTTTCATTCCAGAAAAATGAAATTGTTTCGCTTGCAAACGGCAAAGACGACGACCTTGTTAATGAATGGTTTATTGGCGAGTCGCAGAGTATAATTTATGACTACGAAGGCGACGGAGTATGGCAGGCAGAAGATGCCGCTGAAATGGCAAAATTTAATGCCAATGGCCATACTTTTTCTATCGGTAATGCAAAACCGGTTGATCAGAACGGTGATTACATTATTGACGCAAATAACGACCGCGTGGTTCACGGAAGTACAATTCCTAAATATATTCTTGGTATGACCAACACATTTAGCTATAAGGATTTCGAATTATCGATATTCGTTTACGGACGTTTGGGATACCTGTATGACGGCGGTGGCGAAGGCCTTGTAGGACGTTATAATCAAAGATCAGTGGATTACTGGACCGACCTGGATCCTAATTCCGAATTTCAAAAACCGATCTACTCAGAAGGTTATGGTGACATCTATTTTGCATCATTGGGATACAAAGACGCTTCGTTCTTAAAAATCCGCAATATTTCTTTGGGATATAACTTACCTTCCAGTGTTACTGGAAAACTCGGTGTTTCAAAATTACGGATCTATGTTCAGGCAACAAATCCGGGTTTTATTTTCAATAATATATCTTATATGGATATGGATTTGAATTACCATGCTTCGAACAGAGGTTTTGTGACAGGTATTAACATACAATTTTAA
- a CDS encoding family 43 glycosylhydrolase gives MKRNMLKIKGCIVIVFLILFTSCQVKEQNKDKEAYLLVYFKDPTHSIHLAISDDGYTFTDVNDGNPVIAGDTLASQNGIRDPHITRGPHGAFYMAMTDLHVFGKQWGIRDTYWERNGDVYGWGNNKGFVLMKSNDLINWTYKNVHLNHLFPEYEEIGCAWAPQTIYDPHVNKMMIYFTMRMKKERTQMYYAYTDDDFTTLTTKPELLFEYPDTTVQVLDADITPLSDGRYCMMYVAQEKEHNGVKMAFSDKINEGYEYLPEWIDKEPGACEAPNVWKRIGEDKWVLMYDIFSIQPHNFGFCETSDFKTFKNLGHFNEGVMKTTNFTSPKHGAVIQITKQEAQHLKDYWYDKGQTRVKKDIPLDSVQLSDPCILADKATETYYLTGTGGLLWKSKDLKKWSGPYNVAKTNDQSWMGKAPMIWAAEIHQYKGKYYYFATFTNKATKIDTVKGNVIPRRASHVLVSDKAEGPYVPMQDPTYLPANKPTLDGTFWVDQDGKPYMVYCYEWLQSMDSEGNLDGTMDKIELKSDLSGSVGEGELMFRASASPWSKEYDEEGKLRTSKVTDGPWLFETQTGKLGMIWTSWVHDKYTQGVAYSNTGTLDGPWIQEKEPITPPNFGHGMLFRTFDGQLLMSVHSHRNENGRFIRYPKLFKVDDSGDKIVVGEKY, from the coding sequence ATGAAGAGAAATATGTTAAAAATAAAAGGTTGCATTGTAATCGTATTTCTGATACTATTTACATCTTGTCAGGTAAAAGAACAAAATAAAGATAAGGAAGCTTATCTGCTTGTTTACTTTAAAGATCCAACACACAGTATCCATCTGGCCATAAGCGATGATGGGTACACATTCACAGATGTTAACGACGGAAATCCGGTAATTGCCGGCGACACCTTGGCTTCACAGAATGGTATTCGGGACCCTCACATTACCCGGGGACCGCATGGAGCGTTTTATATGGCAATGACCGACCTCCATGTGTTCGGGAAACAATGGGGCATACGTGATACTTATTGGGAAAGAAATGGTGATGTATATGGTTGGGGCAATAACAAGGGTTTTGTATTAATGAAATCAAACGACCTGATAAACTGGACTTATAAAAATGTACACCTAAACCATCTGTTCCCTGAATATGAGGAAATAGGCTGTGCGTGGGCACCACAAACAATTTACGATCCGCATGTAAATAAAATGATGATATATTTTACGATGCGCATGAAAAAAGAACGCACCCAAATGTATTATGCATATACCGACGATGATTTCACCACATTGACGACAAAACCTGAGTTGCTGTTCGAATATCCGGATACTACAGTTCAGGTTTTGGACGCTGATATTACACCGCTTTCAGACGGGCGTTACTGCATGATGTATGTTGCCCAGGAGAAAGAGCATAATGGAGTTAAAATGGCTTTTTCGGATAAGATAAACGAAGGCTATGAATATCTTCCTGAGTGGATTGACAAGGAGCCTGGTGCTTGCGAAGCCCCAAACGTTTGGAAACGTATCGGTGAAGATAAATGGGTTTTGATGTACGATATTTTTAGTATTCAGCCACACAACTTTGGCTTTTGCGAAACCAGCGATTTCAAAACATTTAAAAATCTCGGACATTTCAATGAAGGGGTAATGAAAACAACAAACTTTACCTCACCAAAGCATGGAGCCGTTATACAGATAACAAAACAGGAAGCCCAGCACTTAAAGGATTATTGGTATGATAAAGGTCAAACCCGGGTTAAAAAAGATATTCCTTTGGATTCAGTTCAATTGAGCGATCCTTGTATTTTAGCCGATAAAGCTACGGAAACCTATTATTTGACCGGAACCGGTGGCCTTTTATGGAAAAGCAAAGACTTAAAAAAGTGGTCAGGTCCGTATAATGTCGCAAAAACCAACGACCAATCGTGGATGGGAAAAGCCCCCATGATATGGGCTGCTGAAATACATCAGTACAAAGGCAAATACTATTATTTTGCCACTTTCACCAATAAAGCAACTAAAATAGATACGGTTAAGGGCAATGTAATACCTCGCAGAGCAAGTCATGTATTGGTAAGCGATAAAGCAGAAGGCCCGTATGTTCCGATGCAAGATCCAACATATTTGCCTGCAAACAAACCAACACTCGATGGCACTTTTTGGGTAGACCAAGATGGCAAACCTTATATGGTTTATTGCTACGAGTGGCTGCAATCGATGGACAGTGAAGGAAATCTGGACGGGACTATGGATAAGATTGAGCTTAAATCCGATTTAAGTGGTTCTGTTGGCGAAGGGGAATTAATGTTTAGGGCCAGTGCATCACCATGGAGTAAAGAATATGACGAAGAAGGAAAACTAAGAACGAGTAAAGTTACGGATGGTCCCTGGTTATTCGAAACACAAACCGGTAAATTGGGGATGATTTGGACCAGTTGGGTACACGATAAATATACCCAGGGAGTAGCATATTCCAATACTGGTACTTTGGATGGTCCATGGATACAGGAAAAAGAACCAATAACACCTCCCAACTTCGGTCATGGTATGTTATTCAGAACATTCGATGGCCAATTACTGATGAGTGTACACAGTCATAGAAATGAAAACGGACGTTTCATCCGTTATCCAAAACTTTTTAAAGTTGATGATTCGGGTGATAAGATTGTTGTTGGAGAGAAATATTAA